CGATGAACTGGGCCGCGATCGCGTCGGTTTACGAACGGCTCGACGCCGGTGTGGTGGGCGGGGTGGTGCTCACCGTGGTGGAACTGGGACTGATGCCCAACTTCGTGGTCTGGACCCTCGGCTGGGCGTCGGGTGCCGGCTTCTCCCTCGGAACCGGCAGCATGATCAGCCCGCTGGAAACCACGGTAGGTCCATTGCCCGCGCTCCCGGTCCTGGCCGCCCTGCCGGTGGGGAACATGGAATACGCATACGTGGCGCTGCTGATCCCGGTACTGGCCGGCATCCTCGCCGGCTGGTGGTTCCTCCGGGAAGGGGAAAACCACTTCGACGAGTGGCTCTCCATCAAGATCCGCGCCCGTTGGTTTACCGCCCCGGTGTCGACGCTGGCGCTCGGGCTGATCGTGGGCCTGGTCTCCGGACTGCTCGCCGCCGGCGCGGCATGGCTGGCCCTTGGATCGCTGGGCATCGGACGCTTTGTGGGCCTCGGCCCGGATCCGCTCTGCCTGGGACTGTGGGTCGCGGCTGAAGTGGCGGTCGGCGTCGTCATCGGTTACGCCGTGGGCCCGTGGCTCGAGCGTGAACCGAAGCTGGAGGCTTAGCGGATCTGCTGGAAGGGCAGGTATTCGGCCTCGCAGGCATCCACGCCGTCAAGGGTGAGGGCGGAGCGCATGCAGGTCTCGTAGGCCGCAGTCTCATCCCAGAGCAGGACCATGCCGGCCAGCCCCAGGGTGGTGAGGGCCGCGACCAGCAGGCCGACGGAGACGAGAATCGGCATGGCCGGGCCCATCCGGCGCCGCGCCAGCTTGACCAGGGCAATGACGCCGACCACCAGGGCGGCAACACCCAGCGCGAGCGGGAACAGCTTCCACGGCAGCACCAGGTTGCTGCTCAGCAGCATGGCCGCGACCAGCAGCCAGAACACGCGCACGTACTGCACGGCGCTGCGCTTCTGCTCGGGTCCGGCGTGGCTGCTGCCGGGCGCGGGCGGGGTGGAGGTCTGGTTCTGCGTGCCGTCATTCATGGGTTTAACCCTAGGCGACGCCGCCGCCTATGGTTGACGCATGCGCATCGTTGTCCTTGTGTCCGGCACCGGCTCCAACCTTCAGGCAGTGCTGGACGCCGTCCGGGAGGGAAGGCTCGACGTCGAGGTTGCGGCCGTGGGCTCGGACCGCCCCGGCACCTACGGGGTCCAGCGCGCCGCCGACGCCGGCTACCCGACTTTTGTGGTTCCCTTCCGGGAATATCCGGTCCGGGCGGACTGGAACCGGGCGCTCACCGAGAAGGTGGCCTCCTACGACCCGGACCTTGTGCTCTCCTCCGGCTTTATGCGGATTGTGGACGAGCATTTCATCAACAGGTTCGAGGGGCGGTACCTGAACACTCACCCGGCCCTGCTGCCGTCTTTCCCTGGCGCGCACGGGGTACGTGATGCGCTTGCCTACGGTGTGAAGGTCACCGGCTGCACGGTGCATTGGGCCGACGCCGGCGTCGACACCGGTCCGATCCTGGCCCAGGCCGCCGTCGAAGTGCTCGACGGCGACACCGAGGAAACGCTGCACGAACGGATTAAGGTACAGGAACGGCGGCTTCTCATCGAAACCCTGGACCGGATCAGCCGCGAGGGCCTGCCGTCCCTGTAACCACCGGCTAGTCCAGCGCCGCTCCCTTGGTTTCCGGAGCGAACCGGGCCATCCACAGCACGGCCAGCAGGACCAGGATCCCGGCCAGGGCGAAGGACATCGGCAGGCCGAGGTAAGGCCAAAGCACCGACACGAAGATCAGCGGACCGAAACCGGCACCGATCCGGGAAATGGTGGACGCCCAGCCGAAGCCGCTGCCGCGCAGATGGGTGGGGTAGAGCTCCGACACATAGGCGTAGAGCACCGGGATGGCCACCTGCACCACAAACCCGTACACCAGCAGCCAGATCGTCGCCGCCGTGGGAACATCCACCACCAGTGCCACCACCACGAGGATGGCGGCCGAGAGCGGGCCGGTGACCGCAAGGATCCACTTCCGGCCGACCTTCTCCACCAGCAGCGCGGCGGCAACCACACCCAGCAGGCCGACGGCGGCCATCCCCGAGGTGGTCAGGAAGGCGCGGTATTCGGCGAACCCGGCGTCGACGAGGATTTTCGGCATCCACTGCAGGGCCAGGTAGTAGACCAGCAGGATGGTCAGGAACAGGGACCAGGCCGCAATGGTGGTTTTGGTGCTGAACCGCCAGAGGTCCGCGAGCTGGGTGCCCATCGTGCCCAGGGACAGCTTCTCGGGGGCCTGCGGTTCGGGGAGGGTCCATTCGGTCTGGGTTCCGCCGGTGCGACGCACCAGATCATCAATTACCGCGGTGGCTTCCTCCGTACGGCCCTTCCTGACGAGGTAGAGCGGAGATTC
This window of the Arthrobacter sp. zg-Y919 genome carries:
- a CDS encoding MFS transporter, whose product is MSVTNALPTGDQVVQNLPWRWRVQGKIFLIGGLGFMFDAWDVTLNGILIPLLSKEWDLAPAQAAWIGTANLLGMAIGAFVWGSIADAIGRKRAFSATLLVFSIFTVLGAFSPDIVWFCVFRFMAGFGLGGCVPVDYALVGEFTPKKQRGRVLTGMDGWWPVGAALCGVTSAVIMATFADWRYTMLVMVIPAFLVFWVRRSVPESPLYLVRKGRTEEATAVIDDLVRRTGGTQTEWTLPEPQAPEKLSLGTMGTQLADLWRFSTKTTIAAWSLFLTILLVYYLALQWMPKILVDAGFAEYRAFLTTSGMAAVGLLGVVAAALLVEKVGRKWILAVTGPLSAAILVVVALVVDVPTAATIWLLVYGFVVQVAIPVLYAYVSELYPTHLRGSGFGWASTISRIGAGFGPLIFVSVLWPYLGLPMSFALAGILVLLAVLWMARFAPETKGAALD
- the purN gene encoding phosphoribosylglycinamide formyltransferase, which gives rise to MRIVVLVSGTGSNLQAVLDAVREGRLDVEVAAVGSDRPGTYGVQRAADAGYPTFVVPFREYPVRADWNRALTEKVASYDPDLVLSSGFMRIVDEHFINRFEGRYLNTHPALLPSFPGAHGVRDALAYGVKVTGCTVHWADAGVDTGPILAQAAVEVLDGDTEETLHERIKVQERRLLIETLDRISREGLPSL